The following is a genomic window from bacterium.
TGGCGGGACTGAATCGAAACGCAGCCAGCAATCTCCGTTTACGGCAAAGCGGACTCCTCACCGAAGCCCTAAAGACCTATAAGATACGAATGTCAAGCGACATTGAAAACTGACCCCCGGACGACATCGAAAACTGACCCCCTGCCCGAATTATGCTGAGCCCTCGACGAGAGCTGCTTTCACGAGTCCCGACCTTCGCTTGCCTTTCAGCCTGAAGCTCTCTCCTCGAATGGTCATCACCTGGCTGTGATGAAGCAGCCGATCCAGGATCGCTGCCGCAACAATGACGTCACCGAAGATCTCGCCCCATTCCCCGACCGACCGATTTGTCGTGATCATGGTCGCGGATCGCTCGTAGCGTCTGGATACGAGCTGGAAGAAGAGGCTTGCCGCGTTCTTCTCGAAGGGGAGGTATCCCAACTCGTCGATGATGAGCAGCTTAGGCCCCGCGTAGTAAGACAGGCGCTCTTCTAGACGTCCTTCTGTCTGGGCCTTGGCTAGCATGGCGACGAGATTGAGCGCGGTGATGAACAGGACCGAGTATCCCCGCTGAATCGCTTCGCGGCCGAGAGCGATCGCAAGATGGGTCTTGCCGACTCCCGGCGGCCCTTGCAGGAGGATGCTGTCACCGTTGGCGACCCAGCGGCTGGTCGCCAGCTCGCGCACGAGCTTGGGATCGACCGAAGGCTGAGCCGCGAAGTCAAAGCCGTCGATAGTCCTGACCGCGGGAAACTTCGCGATGGACAGGCCCATCGCGATCCGGCGCTGATCCTTGCGGGCGATCTCGGCTTCGCACAGGAAAGCCAAAGCTTCGCGAAGCGATAGGTCCCGGCGCGACGCCTCGTCCAGAAGCGTGTCCAGCTGATCACGCATGGCGGTCAGCTTGAGCCTGGTCAGCATGGGCGTGAGGGTGTCCAGGTCAGCCATCATTGCGCCCCTACAGCCATGGCGTATTCGGATAGAGGCCTAGCGAGTTCGCCCGCCGGTCCCTTGGGTGCACCGGGAATCTCGATCCCGAAATAATGGCGGTGATTGATTACCCGCTCCCTGCGTCCCGCCGATTCGGCATGCCGCGCGATCTCGACTTCCCCTTGGTGCACGGTGACCATGCCGTCTCCGATCCGGACGGTCACCTCCTTCCCGATGTGCTTCCAGGGCACGCTGTAGCTGTTCGTATCCACTTCGACGCAGAGGTCAGTATGGACAACGCGGGTAAGCTCGCGATGGCGTACGAACGAGGGTTTTCCTGCACCCGGCTCAAGGTACCCGCGCTCACGCGCGAAGCGGTCGATGGGCCGCTCCTCCGTCGTCCCGTGGAACCTGATGTCCGCGACCTCACGCATCCAGCGCTCCAGATGGCTCTCCATCTCTGCCCAGGACGCGAATTCCCGGCCCGCTATCGCGTTCCGCTTGACGTAGGCGACCGCACGCTCATCCTTGCCCTTCGTGCGGGCGCGGTAGGGCGCGCAGGCCCTCGGCGTGAATCCCCAGTGCTTCGCAAAGGCCTTGAAGCTCTCCGAAAACACGACCTCCCGCGTTTTCACGTCATGGCTTTTCACCAGGGCTTTCGGGTTGTCCAGCAGTACTACCTTCGTCACCCCGCCGAAGTGCCAGAAGGCGCTCTCCATGCCCGCAAACCAGGAATCGCGGCGCTCGTCGGTGAAGGCCCGCACGTAGATCCGGCGCGAAAAGGCGAGGACCAGCACGAAGAAGTACACCTTGATCCGCTCGCCGGCGATGACGACGAATCGCTCCCCAAAATCGATCTGGGACTGTTCCCCGGGGCCTGTCTCGAAGCGGGAAGTCGCCAGCACCTCGGCCCGCGCAAGTGCTCGATGAGGCTGCACCGCCCGCTCGAGCGTCCGCAGGCTTACCGAGATATTCCATTCCCGCGCGAGCTCCTGCCGGACCACCTCGGCGTTGTTGCCGTGCTTCTTCATCCCGGCTTGAAGCCATTCATCGAGACCGCCAAGGGCGCCTGAGCGTGACCTTGAGTCATACGCGAACCACCCGGTGGCGCGAAGATATCGGCGAACCGTATTCCGCGCGATCCCGAGTTCTTTGGCTATCGCCTTGCTCCCCATGCCCTGCTTGTTCATCGCCAGGATCGTCGCCACCTCGTCGGGCAACCTCATGGCAGTACTTCCGTTTCCATCCCGGAAGCCAACTACATCCTTGCCGTCCTCTTCCATACCTTCCCCTGCCCGGCGAGGGGGTCAGTTTTCAATGTCGCCTGGGGGTCAGAATTGCATGTCGCCTGACAGTTTTCTTGCTACGACGGACTGCGACTGCCTCATCGTGGTCGGAAAGCAAGGCCCGAGTGCGCTCAACCTTGCGTGCGGAAATACCTATTGCCTAAGCATTTATTCCCACTCTCTTGGGAGCCTTCTCTCATTGGTGTTATTTGTAGATAACGGGGAGCAGAAACCTTCCTAGTGATTGTCCAAGAGCTCGATGAGCCCGGCACTAGAGAGGTTCAGTCGGTTTTACTGGGTGTGGACAGCGCAGGCCAGCACCTCGCCTTCTGAGGTGGGGGTTTTCTCATAAGTGGTGACTCGGAGGATGCTGAGCTCCCCGGTGGCCCGGACGCGGGTGTTGTCGGGCTTCTTCCAGACGTTGACTGGCTTGGAGGGATCGAAGCCGTCGACCGCCATGTCAACCTTGATGGCATTGAAAACCTTGCCCTTGATCGAGAAGCCAGAGGCGAACGGCTCGGTCTTATTGAGTTGGTCTAGGTAGAGCTCCATGCCGATGGCCTCAACTGATATTCTATCAGCCATCTCGGATTTGATGCTAAAGTTTGATATACAATCACTCAACCTCTCGGTCACAAACACGACGATGCAAGGAAGAAGCATTTCCTATTTCCCCTCTAATTCCCCTCTAAATTCTCGACTTCCCCCCTCTACGGGAGTATACTCGAGAGAGGTCGGAAATAGACAAGTCTTTGTCTGTTCGATAATTGAGTAGTCGGCCGATAAAGCGGGGAGAGGGCGATTCCAGCCCGACCTTCCCCTAGGGGCTATGACCGAAAGAACCCGACCGCGAGGTCGGGTTCTTTCATTAGCAGGCCCCAAGGAGAGTCGAACTCCGGAGTCGCCGATGCGAGCGCACAGCGAGCACGAGCCCCATGGATGGGG
Proteins encoded in this region:
- the istB gene encoding IS21-like element helper ATPase IstB, with protein sequence MADLDTLTPMLTRLKLTAMRDQLDTLLDEASRRDLSLREALAFLCEAEIARKDQRRIAMGLSIAKFPAVRTIDGFDFAAQPSVDPKLVRELATSRWVANGDSILLQGPPGVGKTHLAIALGREAIQRGYSVLFITALNLVAMLAKAQTEGRLEERLSYYAGPKLLIIDELGYLPFEKNAASLFFQLVSRRYERSATMITTNRSVGEWGEIFGDVIVAAAILDRLLHHSQVMTIRGESFRLKGKRRSGLVKAALVEGSA
- the istA gene encoding IS21 family transposase, coding for MEEDGKDVVGFRDGNGSTAMRLPDEVATILAMNKQGMGSKAIAKELGIARNTVRRYLRATGWFAYDSRSRSGALGGLDEWLQAGMKKHGNNAEVVRQELAREWNISVSLRTLERAVQPHRALARAEVLATSRFETGPGEQSQIDFGERFVVIAGERIKVYFFVLVLAFSRRIYVRAFTDERRDSWFAGMESAFWHFGGVTKVVLLDNPKALVKSHDVKTREVVFSESFKAFAKHWGFTPRACAPYRARTKGKDERAVAYVKRNAIAGREFASWAEMESHLERWMREVADIRFHGTTEERPIDRFARERGYLEPGAGKPSFVRHRELTRVVHTDLCVEVDTNSYSVPWKHIGKEVTVRIGDGMVTVHQGEVEIARHAESAGRRERVINHRHYFGIEIPGAPKGPAGELARPLSEYAMAVGAQ